A single region of the Borrelia hermsii DAH genome encodes:
- a CDS encoding LPS-assembly protein LptD: MQEFLYGNVFKNSFVILFLVSIFNYLILFAQDVNDKKNLDAKKTLTLMQKANLKELELSSDEDLQKWALKEGIQEKDVSRIKALLLEKFGISPDLFSKDVKDVGRYKIIIESTDNLENFTYEITGDETIIFKGRVSLVIEDIKDNKKHNIKGDKIIFNKKTKKLFSSGNVDYKFDLSASEKLYFYGSELFIDFDSQNFILKNGIVQKKMHRNLVDHIVSFGGKVLRRLDNDANILEKAFITSSKIPEPYYSIRASKIWILPSGDFGILNAVFYIGRVPIFYIPFFFKPGDSLFFNPSLGYSSRKGLTLFNTVYLLGKKSVDIDKVSFLDFDFHSIYNADKKSYIRNGYLTYFFAEDVVSRVNKDYVKLIFDIYSNLGFYSGIDFDVGSTLDFFKTFKGSFGIGLTRTLYKHLSGVYRPFKNNSINYSLFSFDNINKGDIFGFEVPFRYLFTYKSEFSISDALFSVVFEHYSDPYVIIDFKDRLESATFFSVLSPQKELSETEKMIKTFDWNLSSFYNRTFDNNFLVDYRLNNLGFTFKLANYDNIFGKTPKSIQDPTRKWFYLERIYLPYIDLNFKRDLYNNSWTSFSDSKDKEIIMVPKIKNVEDDVEDGKGKSNTKKLEEQKDLTKDLYLSPKPIVFNDLNRPDSFYVRFGINPYFKNSIFFDDFKFKSPQEFKYDVKTYLFDIKNKMNLNLHADFYNRLITFEDVLYLNTVEYNPLDKDYNLVDKDKKSEYSVINKINLDLLPFMMYPAFSRSSIKFENKITLYSFDKKYDRDSKMLNGKSNTVFWKSPETFYQEVNFGLIYDYRFFTTSLSSILRSTFESIYASSELKFAVEFPYLLQEVGVGIKYDKKFKEEEQKSFFKKTAINLEPLKPMSPYKNLEMNPALYYKIEPRYLDYLKFVFLAAYDPLINRVSELSFKVNAYDFKFEFAMKNDFEYNYDKLIGDFAKVGSTTKLIPYSLSAQYKKDLYEFKFSDEKFSIGLGMDSGWRMNLQKFVDNELWAEFTFKVRYTKFFELNFSTRSINTKTFRYFGGYMEQLDLETVNFFADLFKSFNFFNIQDRKDSLFKIKKISTSFKFNFYDWKFVGEYSLSPDILKDNSGRYSSIWRNNFSIFISWNFFEPIKSSFESNASTKYELLVNRKSEK; this comes from the coding sequence ATGCAAGAGTTCCTATACGGGAATGTTTTTAAAAACTCTTTTGTAATATTATTTTTAGTAAGTATTTTTAATTACTTGATTTTATTTGCTCAAGATGTTAATGATAAGAAAAATCTTGACGCTAAGAAAACTTTAACTTTAATGCAAAAAGCTAATTTAAAAGAACTTGAGCTTTCTAGTGATGAAGATTTGCAAAAATGGGCGCTAAAAGAAGGTATTCAAGAGAAAGATGTCTCTAGGATAAAGGCATTACTTTTGGAAAAATTTGGTATATCTCCTGATCTTTTTTCAAAAGATGTCAAAGATGTAGGCAGATATAAAATAATTATTGAGAGTACGGATAATCTTGAAAATTTTACTTATGAGATTACTGGGGATGAAACTATCATATTTAAAGGTAGGGTTAGTCTTGTTATTGAAGATATTAAAGATAATAAAAAGCATAACATTAAGGGTGATAAAATTATTTTTAATAAAAAGACTAAGAAGCTTTTTTCTAGTGGGAATGTCGATTATAAGTTTGATTTAAGTGCCAGTGAAAAGTTATATTTTTATGGCAGTGAATTATTTATTGATTTCGATTCTCAGAATTTTATTCTCAAAAATGGAATTGTTCAAAAGAAAATGCATAGAAATTTAGTTGATCATATTGTTTCATTTGGGGGAAAAGTTTTAAGAAGATTGGATAATGATGCAAATATATTAGAAAAAGCTTTTATTACAAGTAGTAAAATTCCAGAACCTTATTATTCTATTAGAGCTTCTAAGATATGGATTTTGCCATCTGGGGATTTTGGTATTCTAAATGCTGTGTTTTATATAGGAAGAGTTCCTATATTTTATATTCCATTCTTTTTTAAACCAGGTGATAGTTTATTTTTTAATCCGTCTTTGGGATATTCTTCAAGGAAAGGTCTTACTCTTTTTAATACTGTTTATTTACTTGGAAAAAAGTCTGTTGATATTGATAAGGTTTCTTTTTTAGATTTTGACTTTCATTCAATATATAATGCGGATAAGAAATCTTATATTAGAAATGGTTATTTAACTTATTTCTTTGCAGAAGATGTTGTCTCTAGGGTTAATAAAGACTATGTTAAATTGATCTTTGATATTTATTCTAATTTGGGATTTTATTCAGGCATTGATTTTGATGTAGGTAGTACTTTAGATTTTTTTAAAACTTTTAAAGGTAGTTTTGGCATAGGTTTGACAAGGACTTTATATAAACATCTCTCTGGTGTCTACCGCCCTTTTAAGAATAATAGTATCAATTACTCTCTTTTTAGTTTTGATAATATAAATAAGGGTGACATATTTGGATTTGAGGTTCCCTTTAGATATTTGTTTACATACAAGTCTGAATTTTCAATCAGTGATGCACTTTTTTCAGTGGTTTTTGAGCATTATTCAGATCCTTATGTGATTATTGACTTTAAAGATAGATTAGAGAGTGCTACATTTTTTTCCGTTTTGAGTCCCCAAAAGGAGTTATCAGAAACAGAAAAGATGATAAAGACATTTGATTGGAATTTATCTTCTTTTTATAATCGGACTTTTGATAATAATTTTCTTGTTGATTATAGATTAAATAATCTTGGATTTACTTTTAAATTGGCAAATTATGATAATATTTTTGGTAAAACTCCCAAAAGTATTCAGGATCCAACTAGGAAATGGTTTTATTTGGAGAGAATTTACCTGCCTTATATCGATTTAAATTTTAAAAGAGATCTTTATAATAACAGTTGGACTTCGTTTTCTGATTCTAAGGATAAAGAAATAATTATGGTGCCTAAGATCAAAAATGTTGAGGATGATGTTGAGGATGGCAAAGGCAAAAGTAATACCAAAAAACTTGAAGAACAAAAAGATTTGACTAAAGATTTATATTTATCCCCTAAGCCAATTGTCTTTAATGATCTTAATAGGCCAGATTCTTTTTATGTAAGATTTGGCATTAATCCTTATTTTAAAAATAGTATATTTTTTGATGATTTTAAATTTAAGTCTCCTCAAGAGTTTAAATATGATGTCAAGACTTATTTGTTTGATATTAAAAATAAAATGAATTTAAACTTGCATGCTGATTTTTATAATCGACTTATTACTTTTGAAGATGTTTTGTATCTTAATACTGTTGAATATAATCCTTTAGACAAAGATTATAATCTAGTCGATAAAGACAAGAAGAGCGAGTATTCAGTTATTAATAAAATTAATTTAGATTTGTTGCCTTTCATGATGTATCCTGCTTTTTCTCGGAGTAGTATTAAGTTTGAGAATAAAATTACTCTTTATTCATTTGACAAAAAGTATGATAGAGATTCTAAAATGTTAAATGGCAAGAGTAATACCGTTTTTTGGAAAAGTCCTGAAACTTTTTATCAAGAAGTTAATTTCGGCTTGATTTATGACTATAGATTTTTTACTACTAGTCTTTCAAGTATACTGAGGAGTACTTTTGAGAGTATATATGCTTCTTCTGAGCTTAAGTTTGCAGTGGAATTTCCTTATTTATTACAAGAAGTAGGTGTTGGAATTAAATATGATAAAAAATTTAAGGAAGAAGAGCAGAAGTCTTTTTTTAAAAAGACAGCTATTAATTTAGAACCTTTAAAACCTATGTCTCCTTATAAAAATCTGGAGATGAATCCTGCTTTGTATTATAAGATAGAGCCTAGATATTTAGATTATTTAAAATTTGTCTTTCTAGCAGCTTATGACCCTTTAATTAATAGGGTGTCTGAACTTTCGTTTAAGGTTAATGCTTATGACTTTAAATTTGAATTTGCGATGAAAAATGATTTTGAGTATAACTATGATAAGCTGATTGGCGATTTTGCGAAGGTAGGATCTACAACTAAGCTTATTCCGTATTCTTTAAGTGCTCAGTATAAAAAAGATTTATATGAATTTAAATTTTCTGATGAAAAATTTTCAATTGGACTAGGAATGGATTCTGGGTGGAGAATGAATTTACAAAAATTTGTCGATAATGAACTTTGGGCTGAATTTACTTTTAAAGTTAGATATACTAAATTTTTTGAATTGAACTTTTCAACTCGTTCTATTAATACAAAAACTTTTAGATACTTTGGAGGATACATGGAGCAGCTTGATCTTGAAACGGTTAATTTTTTCGCGGATCTGTTTAAATCATTTAATTTCTTTAATATTCAGGATAGAAAGGACTCATTATTTAAAATTAAGAAAATTAGTACGAGCTTTAAATTTAATTTTTATGATTGGAAATTTGTCGGAGAGTATAGTTTAAGTCCAGATATTTTAAAGGATAATAGTGGTAGGTATTCTTCTATTTGGAGAAATAATTTTTCAATTTTTATTTCTTGGAATTTCTTCGAACCTATTAAGTCATCATTTGAAAGTAATGCAAGTACTAAGTATGAACTTTTAGTTAACCGTAAATCTGAGAAATAA
- a CDS encoding ribonuclease H family protein, whose protein sequence is MKKYYACILNNKNEKFIFTSWEECKNKIIGQNNKIKSFKTREEAKNWLSRNGKADIYPTGIYFDSGTGRGKGVEIRVVNEKGISILNKIIDQSLINDYNNYYVKDFDGISNNYGELLGLYIALKIALQEDTKSIFGDSKLVIDYWSKGFYNKKLNKNTIKLIQDVTKLRHVFEEKGGQISLISGDNNIADLGFHKR, encoded by the coding sequence ATGAAAAAATACTATGCATGCATACTAAACAATAAAAATGAAAAATTTATCTTTACATCTTGGGAAGAATGCAAAAATAAAATCATAGGACAAAACAATAAAATAAAAAGCTTTAAAACAAGAGAAGAAGCAAAAAATTGGCTCTCAAGAAATGGAAAGGCGGATATCTACCCAACGGGAATATACTTCGACTCTGGAACTGGAAGGGGCAAAGGAGTAGAAATTAGAGTTGTTAATGAAAAGGGAATATCTATACTAAACAAGATAATAGACCAAAGTCTAATTAATGATTACAATAATTACTATGTCAAAGACTTTGACGGAATTAGCAACAATTATGGCGAACTTTTGGGATTATATATTGCACTCAAAATAGCATTACAAGAAGACACAAAAAGCATATTTGGAGATAGCAAACTCGTAATTGATTATTGGTCCAAAGGATTTTACAATAAAAAATTAAACAAAAATACTATTAAATTAATTCAAGATGTGACCAAATTAAGACATGTTTTTGAAGAAAAAGGAGGACAAATATCATTGATATCAGGAGACAATAATATTGCTGATCTTGGCTTCCATAAAAGGTGA